A region from the Corylus avellana chromosome ca7, CavTom2PMs-1.0 genome encodes:
- the LOC132187979 gene encoding transcription factor MYB26-like — MGHHSCCNKQKVKRGLWSPEEDEKLINYIKTNGHGSWSSVPRLAGLQRCGKSCRLRWVNYLRPDLKRGSFSPQEEALVIELHSILGNRWSQIAKHLPGRTDNEVKNFWNTSIKKKLIMSHDAVPVLSTFPSTAGSEEGNSNPNLILNSQAHHLHLPPPITMLQGFDHTTLIPPPSDSSSYDTRSLGYDQPHQLEYPSQQVQNYTQLGATPHDNQLLVPKMAELYEIMISGNVSSMLQQYPPPPLPELSCCWPFGFYNPHYSQVPAIQTDNSGNNIISSLPPL; from the exons ATGGGGCATCACTCATGTTGCAACAAGCAAAAGGTTAAGAGGGGGCTCTGGTCACCAGAGGAGGATGAGAAACTCATCAACTACATTAAAACCAACGGCCATGGTAGTTGGAGCTCTGTTCCCAGACTTGCTG GTTTACAAAGATGTGGAAAGAGCTGCAGACTAAGATGGGTAAATTATCTGAGGCCAGATTTAAAACGTGGGAGCTTCTCCCCCCAAGAAGAAGCCCTAGTCATTGAGCTCCATAGCATTCTTGGTAACAg ATGGTCTCAGATAGCCAAGCACCTACCTGGAAGAACAGATAATGAGGTTAAGAACTTTTGGAACACAAGCATAAAGAAGAAGCTCATCATGTCCCATGATGCTGTTCCTGTTTTGTCAACCTTTCCTAGTACTGCTGGTTCAGAGGAAGGAAATTCAAACCCTAATTTGATCCTAAACTCTCAAGCACACCACCTACACCTCCCCCCTCCAATCACAATGCTGCAAGGTTTTGATCACACCACTCTAATCCCACCACCATCAGATTCATCTTCTTATGACACGCGGTCACTCGGCTATGATCAACCCCATCAACTTGAATATCCCAGTCAACAAGTTCAAAATTACACCCAGCTGGGAGCAACTCCACATGATAATCAACTATTGGTGCCAAAAATGGCAGAACTCTATGAGATCATGATCAGTGGAAATGTTAGCAGCATGCTGCAGCAATATCCACCACCTCCTTTGCCAGAACTCTCATGCTGCTGGCCTTTTGGGTTTTATAATCCGCATTATTCACAAGTTCCAGCCATCCAAACAGATAACAGTGGCAACAATATCATATCATCACTGCCACCGCTATGA
- the LOC132188528 gene encoding uncharacterized protein LOC132188528 — protein sequence MAKGGLERLRRIVRTLFFMVAMVASLLVSSLAVLVAVGDVLVPCVLISSFTCVGCYGFKEHLRRYAFKSSLTDIPLVSVVRSLIIICVYSMCDAPALSHGPYLGTVTLCSFLSILLLSVKACVFTVNSQIEAEASSSLSRQKLHLKKSWGMPVLFLSSVVFALGHTVVAYRTSCRARRKLLFHRVDPEAVLSCKNVFSGFQKVPRSPTPSGGKTPKSDSEMRRKPLGSARDEGELPIRLLSDIDSLFMICRGLTLHYKLSLPGSPPRSLSSMAFLEPSPSCSSPKMTMGRPKLERHPLSALSKSHYQPLHRSCSNQFHSSSLYAPLLDGSSTPVLSEEIPVLSLDDVGEEGEASKVNSGILEKDLQANGQFGVVLVHGFGGGVFSWRHVMGVLARQVGCTVAAFDRPGWGLTSRMRREDWEEKELPNPYKLDTQVDLLLSFCSEMGFSSVVLVGHDDGGLLALKAAQRVQASLNSFNVVIQGVVLLSVSLTREVVPAFARILMRTSLGKKHLVRSLLRTEITQVINRRAWYDSSKLTTEILSLHKAPLCVEGWDEALHEIGRLSSETVLSPQNSESLLKAVEAIPVLVITGAEDAFVTLKSSQVMASKFVNSRLVAISGCGHLPHEECPKALLAAISPFISRLLSNPDSQNQ from the exons ATGGCGAAGGGAGGGTTGGAGAGGCTTAGGAGGATCGTGCGGACGCTGTTCTTCATGGTGGCGATGGTGGCGTCTCTGCTCGTTTCGTCGCTGGCGGTGCTGGTGGCCGTAGGGGACGTGCTCGTGCCCTGCGTTCTGATCTCGAGCTTTACGTGTGTGGGGTGCTACGGCTTCAAGGAGCACTTGCGTCGATACGCGTTCAAGAGTTCCTTGACCGATATTCCTCTCGTCTCCGTTGTCAGATCTCTCATCATTATCT GTGTTTATTCGATGTGTGATGCCCCTGCTCTCTCCCACGGTCCATACCTTGGAACTGTGACCCTGTGTTCATTTCTTTCAATTCTTCTACTTTCAGTTAAGGCCTGTGTTTTCACTGTGAATTCTCAAATTGAGGCTGAAGCCTCGTCTTCCCTTTCTAGGCAGAAGCTTCATTTGAAGAAGTCATGGGGAATGCCCGTCTTGTTTCTCTCATCCGTAGTCTTTGCCCTTGGCCATACCGTGGTTGCATACAGAACAAGCTGCAGAGCACGGAGAAAGCTCCTGTTTCACCGAGTTGACCCAGAAGCA GTTCTTTCATGTAAAAATGTTTTCTCTGGCTTCCAGAAGGTACCGCGATCTCCCACTCCCTCTGGAGGGAAGACCCCAAAGAGTGATAGTGAAATGAGGCGAAAGCCTTTAGGCTCAGCTCGTGATGAAGGGGAACTTCCAATCAGATTACTTTCCGACATTGATAGTTTATTCATGATATGCCGAGGGCTTACACTGCATTACAAGCTCAGCTTGCCAGGTTCTCCACCTCGTTCGTTATCCTCCATGGCCTTTCTTGAGCCAAGTCCTAGCTGCAGCTCCCCAAAAATGACCATGGGAAGGCCAAAACTCGAGAGGCATCCATTAAGTGCGTTGTCGAAAAGCCATTATCAGCCACTTCACAGGAGCTGTAGCAATCAATTTCACAGCTCTTCACTATATGCTCCATTATTGGATGGTTCCTCAACTCCTGTTCTTTCTGAAGAAATCCCTGTCTTGAGCCTAGATGACGTTGGCGAGGAGGGTGAAGCTAGCAAAGTGAACTCTGGGATTTTAGAGAAGGATTTGCAGGCAAATGGCCAGTTTGGAGTTGTTCTAGTGCATGGATTCGGGGGTGGGGTCTTCTCGTGGAGGCATGTGATGGGGGTGCTGGCTAGGCAGGTTGGTTGCACGGTTGCTGCTTTTGATCGGCCTGGATGGGGATTAACTTCGAGAATGCGCCGGGAGgattgggaggaaaaagaattGCCTAATCCTTATAAGCTTGATACTCAG GTAGACCTGCTTCTTTCTTTCTGCTCTGAGATGGGGTTTTCTTCAGTAGTTCTTGTTGGGCATGATGACGGAGGCCTACTTGCTTTAAAGGCTGCACAAAGAGTCCAAGCGTCATTGAATTCTTTCAAT GTTGTGATTCAAGGGGTAGTATTGCTTAGTGTTAGTTTGACAAGAGAAGTGGTTCCAGCCTTTGCAAGGATTCTTATGCGCACTTCACTTGGGAAGAAGCACTTGGTTCGTTCTTTACTGCGTACAGAAATCACTCAAGTGATTAATCGGCGTGCATGGTATGATTCTTCCAAGTTAACAACAGAGATCTTAAGCCTCCATAAG GCACCCCTATGTGTAGAAGGTTGGGATGAAGCACTCCATGAGATAGGAAGATTGTCATCTGAGACGGTCCTTTCACCACAAAATTCAGAATCATTGCTAAAAGCAGTAGAAGCCATACCCGTGTTGGTTATCACCGGAGCTGAAGATGCCTTTGTCACTCTCAAATCTTCTCAAGTCATGGCttcaaaatttgtaaattcT AGACTGGTTGCTATATCTGGTTGTGGGCATCTTCCACATGAGGAGTGCCCCAAGGCATTGCTAGCAGCTATATCACCCTTCATAAGCAGACTCTTATCTAATCCAGACTCGCAAAACCAATAG
- the LOC132187980 gene encoding uncharacterized protein LOC132187980, translating into MERHRLAGMERDRVTWTSPPVGWYKANWDVAIDKLTRRVGISMIVLIAARCLTQGGPLTPILAEETLALYHAACHCKDLDGKPIILEGDALQVVTTVNSSEQSWSHFGHLVAYTKIVLQMLLEWSCRHVRRKANVIAHRLAKAAVQHVIDNTWWEKFLIVFFRELQALFSTD; encoded by the coding sequence ATGGAGAGGCACCGCCTTGCGGGGATGGAGCGTGACAGAGTAACGTGGACATCGCCGCCAGTGGGATGGTATAAAGCAAATTGGGATGTCGCCATTGATAAGCTCACTAGACGGGTAGGGATTAGCATGATAGTACTCATTGCAGCAAGGTGTCTCACCCAGGGTGGACCTCTTACACCAATATTGGCTGAGGAAACACTAGCATTATATCATGCGGCTTGTCACTGTAAAGATCTAGATGGAAAGCCTATCATCTTGGAAGGGGATGCTTTGCAAGTGGTAACTACAGTTAATTCATCAGAACAGAGTTGGAGCCATTTTGGGCATTTGGTGGCTTATACAAAAATTGTCTTGCAAATGTTGCTGGAGTGGAGTTGCCGCCATGTGAGACGAAAGGCCAATGTTATTGCGCATAGGTTGGCTAAGGCAGCTGTTCAACATGTCATTGATAATACATGGTGGGAGAAAtttctaattgtattttttaggGAGCTACAAGCTCTTTTTTCGACTGATTAA